One Gloeobacter morelensis MG652769 DNA window includes the following coding sequences:
- the ftsZ gene encoding cell division protein FtsZ, producing the protein MAPQPGMGMRIDEIVPSSVALIKVVGVGGGGGNAVNRMIASNVVGVEFWAINTDAQSLTQSSAPQRLQIGQKLTRGLGAGGNPSIGQKAAEESREEIMTALEGADLVFITAGMGGGTGTGAAAIVAEAAKEVGALTVAVVTRPFTFEGRRRMQQADSGIEALQGRVDTLIVIPNDKLLTVISEQTPVQEAFRIADDILRQGVQGISDIITIPGLINVDFADVRAIMADAGSALMGIGMGSGKSRAREAAMTAISSPLLESSIEGANGVVLNVTGGHDLTLHEVNEAAAVIYEVVDPNANIIFGAVIDEKLQGELRITVIATGFNGIAPAVKAGKVRLSEPAEGSTVKPASNNGPNPAAPNRGTAGEDVLDIPEFLRRRRPLV; encoded by the coding sequence ATGGCTCCTCAACCAGGCATGGGCATGCGTATAGATGAGATCGTTCCTAGCAGCGTCGCATTAATCAAAGTCGTCGGTGTCGGTGGCGGCGGCGGCAACGCGGTCAACCGCATGATCGCAAGCAACGTCGTCGGTGTCGAATTCTGGGCGATCAACACCGATGCCCAGTCGCTTACCCAGTCGAGCGCTCCCCAGCGGCTGCAAATCGGCCAGAAGCTCACCCGCGGCCTTGGGGCCGGGGGCAACCCGTCGATTGGCCAGAAGGCGGCCGAGGAGTCGCGCGAGGAGATCATGACGGCCCTCGAAGGGGCTGACCTGGTGTTCATCACAGCGGGCATGGGCGGCGGCACCGGCACCGGGGCCGCGGCGATCGTGGCTGAGGCGGCCAAAGAAGTGGGTGCGCTCACCGTGGCGGTGGTCACCCGGCCCTTTACCTTTGAAGGGCGCCGCCGCATGCAGCAGGCCGACTCGGGCATCGAGGCGCTGCAGGGTCGGGTGGACACGCTGATTGTGATCCCCAACGACAAATTGCTCACGGTGATCTCCGAGCAGACGCCTGTACAGGAGGCGTTTCGGATCGCCGACGACATCCTGCGCCAGGGTGTGCAGGGCATCTCCGACATTATTACTATTCCGGGTCTTATCAACGTCGATTTTGCCGACGTGCGCGCGATCATGGCCGACGCCGGTTCCGCCTTGATGGGCATCGGCATGGGTTCGGGCAAGTCCCGCGCCCGCGAGGCGGCGATGACGGCGATTTCTTCGCCCTTGCTCGAATCGTCCATCGAAGGGGCGAACGGTGTGGTGCTCAACGTCACCGGCGGTCACGACCTGACCTTGCACGAAGTCAACGAAGCGGCGGCGGTCATTTACGAAGTGGTCGACCCGAACGCCAACATCATCTTCGGTGCGGTGATCGACGAGAAGCTTCAGGGCGAACTGCGCATCACCGTGATTGCCACCGGCTTCAACGGCATTGCCCCGGCGGTCAAGGCGGGTAAAGTGCGCCTATCCGAACCGGCCGAAGGCTCGACCGTCAAGCCCGCTTCGAACAACGGTCCCAACCCGGCCGCCCCCAACCGCGGCACTGCGGGCGAAGATGTGCTGGATATTCCCGAATTTTTGCGCCGCCGTCGGCCGCTGGTCTAG
- a CDS encoding cell division protein FtsQ/DivIB, which produces MTTVLSKAVLVARRQEFRRRRWLWRLLGLWRVLLAAGLAAGLVWLAREPFWQIRSAEAVRIAGHERLQLEQIQRVLKLDYPQPILSVRPEQLQQRLLAALPLETVRIERQLLPPSLSIEVQEREPVAFAPLPNRPGLIDRSGVWIDSRQYRDFRPPQLTVWGYSAEKAPVWKELYPQVARSPLAIRVIDLRNLADVILRSELGEVHLGAFGPQFSTQLRRLDQMREALKRYPPGEVAFIDLRSSQLPVLRLRNPIP; this is translated from the coding sequence GTGACCACCGTTCTTTCTAAAGCCGTTCTGGTTGCCCGCCGCCAGGAATTTCGCCGCCGCCGCTGGCTATGGCGTTTGCTCGGGCTGTGGCGGGTGCTGCTTGCGGCGGGTCTGGCCGCCGGTCTGGTGTGGCTTGCCCGCGAGCCCTTCTGGCAGATTCGTTCTGCCGAGGCGGTACGCATCGCCGGTCACGAGCGGCTGCAGCTCGAGCAAATCCAACGGGTTCTCAAACTCGATTATCCCCAACCGATTTTGTCGGTCCGCCCCGAACAACTTCAGCAACGATTGCTGGCAGCTCTACCCCTGGAGACGGTTCGCATCGAGCGCCAGCTGCTGCCCCCTTCACTGAGTATCGAAGTGCAGGAGCGCGAACCGGTGGCCTTCGCACCCCTGCCGAATCGACCGGGACTCATCGACCGCAGCGGCGTGTGGATCGACTCGCGTCAGTACCGTGACTTTCGCCCCCCCCAATTGACTGTATGGGGCTATTCCGCCGAGAAGGCACCTGTTTGGAAAGAACTCTACCCACAAGTTGCTCGTTCGCCCCTGGCCATTCGGGTAATCGATCTGCGCAACCTGGCGGATGTGATCTTGCGAAGCGAGTTGGGCGAAGTACATCTTGGCGCCTTCGGCCCTCAATTTTCGACACAATTGCGCCGACTCGATCAGATGCGCGAGGCACTCAAGCGCTACCCACCCGGCGAAGTTGCCTTTATCGACCTGCGCAGTTCGCAGTTGCCGGTGTTGCGTTTGCGCAACCCAATACCTTAA
- the pgsA gene encoding CDP-diacylglycerol--glycerol-3-phosphate 3-phosphatidyltransferase: MNLPNWITFSRLLAVPALLVLLAPAPGPGQRIAAAVIFAVAAATDWLDGYLARRLGQVTELGKFLDPLVDKLLVLAPMLMLVELGQLPGWGVFVILARELAVAGWRVGQRKISGANNWGKAKTVVQILAVIFLIMLWPGGEVLFWAAVALTLISGGIYLWPRR, encoded by the coding sequence GTGAATCTGCCCAACTGGATTACCTTCAGCCGCCTTTTGGCCGTTCCGGCTTTGCTGGTACTTTTGGCACCCGCGCCGGGGCCGGGGCAGCGCATCGCCGCGGCAGTGATCTTTGCCGTGGCGGCTGCCACCGACTGGCTCGACGGCTATCTGGCCCGCCGGTTGGGTCAGGTAACTGAGCTGGGCAAATTTCTCGACCCGCTGGTGGACAAGCTGCTGGTGCTGGCTCCGATGCTGATGCTGGTGGAATTGGGCCAACTGCCCGGTTGGGGAGTGTTTGTGATTCTGGCTCGGGAGCTGGCGGTGGCAGGCTGGCGGGTGGGCCAGCGCAAAATCAGCGGTGCCAACAATTGGGGCAAGGCCAAGACCGTCGTGCAGATCCTGGCGGTGATCTTTTTGATCATGCTGTGGCCGGGGGGCGAGGTGCTCTTTTGGGCAGCGGTGGCTCTGACGCTGATCTCCGGCGGGATCTACCTCTGGCCGCGCCGATAG
- a CDS encoding TonB-dependent receptor, whose product MAMPVDTSAGTGAAVAHKADLAGVHTEVRWLAQQAPSAAMAADPAGPGDAPDAASTVGQIPAGAGEESDLLDETVVTATRTRERVQDVPRTVTVVSRQQVEQQSLLTTNLGDILGFTVPGYSAPSDGPARGTYRGREVQTLIDGIPQTGNYAYGNQLRFIVPVSIEQVEAVGGPSALYGDGATGGTINILTRRGTETPQAKTRIGFNLGLSNLSGGPGYLFEQFASGKAGAFDYAITASYTGLGSVYDARGDQIPNEWFGTLGNTNTYNLYGKFGLDLGADQRLQLTAGYANDLTDPNSISDPAVTTSGGLQFARAKNGRIQIQNSPYGPQPTKRNLQLALEYNHNKFLGGSKLLAQASYRNSFELTTVNDGRFTADGSGGPFDSISRGVWGEYITTARVQVETPFSDNFKLLWGSDFKNDPVEAWQLETFDPKIYDESGGFIQRRSGNFLFNPAYTLTNIAGFLQANWNISDQWIMNGGLRYENVSFSVGDFIASNTGQPVQGGSLNFNSTVFNLGVVYKPSNEISLFANFGQGFSLPVFANPLTNASSGFAVSNSLTALQPKLVDSYEVGVRGRWRSIQSSLSAYYTFSSLDVGFVQISPTAFQSVRSPQRTYGLEATLYAQPGPGWTLGTTAAWVQGEQDPFNTGEYYPLNSYSVNPLKATFYLENQTAPGWRNRLQVLFSGHRDAAYNAILPTGFRVEQAPVGSYATVDYLSSIQMGAGSLEVGVRNLLNNQYSPVYSQYLSGFNDRNNFAARGATLNVAYSFGW is encoded by the coding sequence ATGGCCATGCCTGTTGACACCAGCGCTGGCACTGGAGCGGCTGTTGCCCACAAAGCGGATCTGGCGGGGGTGCACACCGAAGTGCGCTGGCTGGCCCAGCAGGCTCCGAGCGCGGCGATGGCAGCCGATCCCGCTGGCCCAGGCGACGCGCCGGATGCGGCCTCGACGGTCGGGCAGATCCCCGCGGGTGCCGGCGAGGAGAGCGATTTGCTCGACGAAACGGTGGTCACCGCCACCCGCACCCGCGAGCGCGTCCAGGACGTACCGCGCACGGTGACCGTGGTCAGCCGCCAACAAGTCGAGCAGCAGTCGCTGCTCACCACCAACCTTGGAGACATCCTGGGCTTCACCGTGCCGGGCTACAGTGCGCCCTCCGACGGCCCGGCTCGGGGCACCTACCGGGGCCGCGAGGTGCAGACGCTCATCGACGGTATTCCCCAGACGGGTAATTACGCCTACGGCAACCAGCTTCGTTTTATCGTGCCGGTGTCGATCGAACAGGTTGAAGCGGTAGGCGGTCCCTCGGCCCTGTACGGTGACGGGGCCACCGGCGGCACGATCAACATCCTGACGCGCAGGGGCACCGAGACACCTCAGGCGAAGACCCGCATCGGCTTCAACCTGGGCCTCAGCAACCTGAGCGGCGGTCCCGGTTACCTGTTTGAGCAATTCGCCTCGGGCAAGGCGGGGGCTTTTGATTATGCGATCACGGCGAGCTATACCGGTCTTGGCAGCGTCTACGACGCGCGCGGCGATCAAATCCCTAACGAGTGGTTCGGCACCCTGGGCAACACCAACACCTACAACCTTTACGGCAAGTTTGGTCTGGATCTCGGTGCTGACCAGCGGCTGCAGTTGACGGCCGGTTACGCCAACGATCTGACCGATCCCAACAGCATCAGCGATCCGGCAGTGACCACCAGCGGCGGCCTGCAGTTTGCCCGCGCCAAAAATGGCCGAATCCAAATCCAAAACAGTCCCTACGGTCCGCAGCCCACCAAGCGCAATTTGCAATTGGCCCTGGAGTACAACCACAACAAGTTTTTAGGAGGAAGCAAGTTGCTTGCCCAGGCGTCCTATCGCAATTCTTTTGAGCTGACGACCGTCAACGACGGCCGATTCACCGCCGACGGCAGCGGCGGCCCGTTCGATTCGATCAGCCGCGGTGTGTGGGGCGAGTACATCACCACCGCTCGGGTGCAGGTGGAGACGCCATTTTCGGACAACTTCAAATTGTTGTGGGGCAGCGATTTTAAAAACGACCCGGTCGAAGCCTGGCAGCTGGAGACATTCGATCCCAAAATTTATGACGAAAGCGGCGGCTTTATCCAGCGCCGGTCGGGAAATTTTCTCTTCAACCCGGCCTATACCCTCACCAACATCGCGGGCTTTTTGCAGGCCAACTGGAACATCAGCGATCAATGGATCATGAATGGCGGCCTGCGCTATGAAAACGTCAGCTTCAGCGTCGGTGACTTTATCGCCTCCAATACGGGCCAACCGGTCCAAGGAGGAAGCTTGAACTTCAACTCCACGGTATTCAACCTTGGAGTTGTCTACAAACCGAGCAACGAGATCAGCTTGTTTGCCAACTTCGGCCAGGGTTTTTCGTTGCCCGTCTTCGCCAATCCTCTTACCAACGCCTCGTCGGGTTTTGCGGTTTCCAATTCGCTCACCGCGCTGCAGCCGAAGCTGGTCGACAGCTACGAGGTCGGAGTGCGCGGCCGCTGGCGATCGATCCAGTCGTCGCTTTCGGCTTATTACACGTTTTCTTCCCTCGATGTCGGCTTCGTCCAGATAAGCCCCACTGCGTTTCAAAGCGTGCGCTCGCCCCAGCGCACCTATGGGTTGGAGGCCACTCTCTACGCCCAGCCCGGTCCCGGCTGGACCCTGGGTACCACTGCCGCCTGGGTGCAAGGCGAGCAAGATCCATTCAACACCGGCGAGTATTACCCGCTCAATTCCTACAGCGTCAACCCGCTCAAAGCGACCTTCTACCTCGAAAACCAGACGGCCCCCGGCTGGCGCAACCGCCTGCAGGTGCTCTTTTCAGGCCACCGCGACGCGGCCTATAACGCAATTTTGCCCACAGGGTTTCGCGTCGAGCAGGCGCCCGTGGGCAGCTACGCGACGGTCGATTACCTGAGCAGCATTCAGATGGGGGCCGGGTCGCTGGAGGTGGGTGTGCGCAACCTGCTCAACAATCAGTACTCGCCGGTCTACTCCCAGTACCTCTCTGGATTTAACGACCGCAACAATTTCGCCGCCCGAGGTGCCACGCTCAACGTTGCCTACAGCTTCGGGTGGTAG
- a CDS encoding chlorophyll a/b-binding protein: MSRETRTETNGQDRNAFLFGFTPQAEIWNGRLAMIGFVAYLLWDLAGASVLRDILQILPK; this comes from the coding sequence ATGAGCCGCGAAACCCGTACTGAGACCAATGGACAGGACCGCAACGCCTTTCTTTTCGGTTTTACTCCCCAGGCGGAAATCTGGAACGGTCGTCTGGCGATGATTGGGTTTGTCGCCTACTTGCTGTGGGACTTAGCAGGAGCTAGTGTCCTTCGCGACATTCTGCAAATCCTGCCCAAGTAA
- a CDS encoding 4'-phosphopantetheinyl transferase family protein codes for MRCAIAQNWPAAAPDGLVVPTGEVHVWRAWLTSSAGQLECLARVLSTDEIARARHYAFARDREHFIVRRAVLRQLLGSYLAVKPQELVFCYGPHGKPALPPSRYGQPLEFNLSHSHGLALFALCANSPVGIDVEWRRPVLDMEAIAKHYFSKREYTRMAAAAPKLRQTVFFNAWARTEAYLKATGEGLAGLEGVEASCLRGEAARLFKTGTDPSTHSPWVLRQIRPAAGFTAALVYRGALTKIQRWTWSDAYRASGPRATQATNPTAIKPKYSSMGPSPYAGSVPLLGQDLQNVAKDTSSC; via the coding sequence GTGAGGTGCGCCATCGCCCAGAACTGGCCGGCGGCTGCTCCTGACGGCCTGGTGGTGCCGACGGGGGAAGTGCATGTCTGGCGCGCCTGGCTCACCTCGAGCGCCGGGCAACTGGAGTGTCTGGCGCGGGTGCTCAGTACTGACGAAATCGCCCGCGCCCGGCACTACGCCTTCGCTCGCGACCGGGAGCACTTTATTGTCCGCCGCGCCGTTTTGCGGCAATTGTTGGGTAGCTATCTGGCAGTCAAGCCGCAGGAGCTGGTCTTTTGCTATGGTCCGCACGGCAAGCCCGCGCTACCGCCTAGCCGGTACGGGCAACCGCTCGAATTCAATCTGTCCCATTCGCACGGGCTGGCCTTGTTCGCCTTGTGCGCCAATAGCCCCGTGGGCATCGATGTCGAATGGCGGCGGCCCGTGCTGGACATGGAGGCCATTGCCAAACATTATTTTTCGAAGCGCGAGTACACCCGGATGGCGGCGGCGGCTCCAAAGCTGCGGCAGACGGTTTTCTTCAACGCCTGGGCGCGCACGGAAGCTTACTTAAAAGCCACCGGCGAAGGCTTGGCCGGTCTGGAGGGCGTCGAAGCCTCCTGCCTGCGGGGAGAAGCGGCGCGCCTGTTTAAGACCGGGACAGACCCATCGACGCACAGCCCTTGGGTGCTGCGGCAAATCCGCCCCGCAGCCGGGTTCACCGCGGCGCTGGTCTACCGGGGAGCACTCACCAAAATCCAGCGCTGGACCTGGTCGGATGCTTACCGGGCGAGCGGTCCAAGGGCGACGCAGGCCACGAACCCTACAGCCATCAAACCCAAATACAGCAGCATGGGCCCTTCCCCATACGCAGGTTCTGTACCGTTACTTGGGCAGGATTTGCAGAATGTCGCGAAGGACACTAGCTCCTGCTAA